From a single Streptomyces sp. NBC_01264 genomic region:
- a CDS encoding AAA domain-containing protein gives MSTASTAFDPGAAAGRATDAILRDTLHGGARGVVVDSPPGAGKSTLVVRAARDLAAAGRRLMVVAQTNAQVDDLVLRLHAKDPELKVGRLHSSEGDAYDPALRDLDSVVLSAKPGELAGLPVTISTAAKWAWVKDVEPWEHAIVDEAYQMRSDALLAVAGLFDRALFVGDPGQLDPFSVVGSEQWAGLSYDPSASAVSTLLAHNPDLPQHRLPVSWRLPASAAPLVSRAFYPYTQFRSGTGPGERRLSYGVAGDGSGPDRVLDEAAESGWGLLELPARHTPRTDPEAVRAVALVVRRALDRGAVTVDEQPGGPSPLTADRIAVGTAHRDQAAAVRAALSALGVTGVTVDTANRLQGREYDLTVVLHPLSGRPDATAFHLETGRLCVLASRHRHACVVVARAGIAELLDAHPSSEPVQLGVTMKFPDGWEANHSVLAHLAEHRVVWRP, from the coding sequence GTGAGCACCGCGAGCACCGCTTTCGATCCGGGTGCGGCCGCCGGCCGGGCCACCGACGCCATCCTGCGCGACACCCTGCACGGCGGGGCCCGGGGCGTGGTCGTCGACTCCCCGCCCGGGGCCGGGAAGTCCACCCTGGTGGTGCGGGCCGCCCGGGACCTGGCGGCGGCCGGGCGCCGGCTGATGGTGGTCGCGCAGACCAACGCCCAGGTCGACGACCTGGTGCTGCGGCTGCACGCGAAGGACCCGGAGCTGAAGGTGGGCCGGCTGCACAGCAGCGAGGGCGACGCCTACGATCCCGCGCTGCGCGACCTGGACTCGGTGGTCCTCTCGGCGAAGCCGGGGGAGCTCGCGGGGCTGCCGGTGACGATCTCGACGGCGGCCAAGTGGGCGTGGGTCAAGGACGTGGAGCCCTGGGAGCACGCCATCGTGGACGAGGCGTACCAGATGCGCTCCGACGCCCTGCTGGCCGTGGCCGGGCTGTTCGACCGGGCGCTGTTCGTGGGCGACCCGGGGCAGCTCGACCCCTTCAGCGTGGTCGGGTCCGAGCAGTGGGCGGGTCTGTCCTACGATCCCTCCGCCTCGGCGGTGTCCACCCTCCTCGCGCACAACCCGGACCTGCCGCAGCACCGGCTGCCGGTGTCCTGGCGGCTGCCGGCTTCGGCCGCGCCGCTGGTCTCCCGCGCCTTCTACCCGTACACGCAGTTCCGCAGCGGTACGGGCCCGGGCGAGCGGCGGCTGTCCTACGGGGTCGCGGGCGACGGCTCGGGCCCCGACCGGGTGCTGGACGAGGCCGCCGAGTCGGGGTGGGGGCTGCTGGAGCTGCCGGCCCGGCACACCCCGCGCACCGACCCGGAGGCCGTCCGGGCGGTGGCCCTGGTGGTGCGCCGGGCGCTGGACCGGGGCGCCGTGACGGTGGACGAGCAGCCGGGCGGCCCGTCCCCGCTGACGGCGGACCGGATCGCGGTGGGCACCGCGCACCGGGACCAGGCGGCGGCGGTCCGGGCGGCGCTGTCGGCGCTCGGGGTCACGGGGGTCACCGTGGACACGGCCAACCGGCTCCAGGGCCGCGAGTACGACCTCACCGTCGTCCTGCACCCGCTGTCGGGCCGGCCGGACGCGACGGCCTTCCACCTGGAGACGGGCCGGCTCTGCGTCCTGGCCTCCCGGCACCGGCACGCCTGCGTGGTGGTGGCCAGGGCGGGGATAGCGGAGCTCCTGGACGCCCACCCGTCCTCGGAACCGGTGCAGCTGGGCGTGACGATGAAGTTCCCGGACGGCTGGGAGGCCAACCACTCGGTGCTGGCGCACCTGGCCGAACACCGGGTGGTCTGGCGGCCGTAG
- a CDS encoding MarR family winged helix-turn-helix transcriptional regulator encodes MTENEGETAPRWLSAPEQQAWYAWRRMFPLVNADIARDLTQDSGLSEADYDVLSVLGSTDGHRMRISALAVLMQWSRSRLSHQLTRMEQRGIVRREEVVHDGRGAEVVLTEQGVTTIMTAAPLHVESVRRHLIDILTPEQLQTFAEVGELLRTRLGVERKTR; translated from the coding sequence GAGAACGAGGGTGAGACCGCACCGCGCTGGCTCAGCGCGCCCGAACAGCAGGCCTGGTACGCCTGGCGGCGGATGTTCCCGCTGGTCAACGCCGATATCGCGCGCGATCTGACCCAGGACAGCGGGCTCTCCGAAGCCGACTACGACGTCCTGTCCGTGCTCGGCTCCACCGACGGCCACCGCATGCGCATCAGCGCCCTCGCCGTCCTCATGCAGTGGTCCCGCAGCCGGCTCTCCCACCAGCTCACCCGGATGGAGCAGCGGGGCATCGTCCGCCGCGAAGAGGTGGTCCACGACGGGCGCGGCGCCGAAGTGGTGCTCACCGAGCAGGGCGTCACCACGATCATGACGGCCGCCCCGCTCCACGTGGAATCGGTGCGCCGCCACCTGATCGACATCCTGACCCCGGAGCAGCTGCAGACCTTCGCCGAGGTGGGCGAACTGCTCCGCACCCGCCTCGGCGTCGAGCGCAAGACCCGCTGA